In Chlorocebus sabaeus isolate Y175 chromosome 19, mChlSab1.0.hap1, whole genome shotgun sequence, a single genomic region encodes these proteins:
- the LOC103223245 gene encoding apolipoprotein L1, translated as MEGAALLRLFVLCIWTSGLFLAVGVRAEEAAVRSPNAAGFSSSFCVRHGNLLPGVLVSSVTSQYSHLSMAHCQLAARDWPRLSFVFYTMAVMLPHTFLQPDPFSFQLESSISLEDYLNYFQKNMSPQELLLLLSDHKAWERVVATAELPRDEADELYKALNKLIRHMVMKDKNWLEEVQQHRKRFLEEFPRLERELQDKIRRLCDLAGEVQKVHKGATTANAFSSTLGVASGVLTFLGMGLAPFTAGSSLVLLEPVAGLGIAAASTGITSGSVEYAKKRSAQAEARELVNKSLDTVEEMNEFLYHNIPNFISLRVNLVKFTEDTGKAIRAIRQARANPHSVPHVPASLHRVTEPVSAISVEETASVGEMERVGEMERVAESRTTEVIRGAKIVDKVFEGALFVLDVVSLVCQLKHLHEGAKSKTAEELKKVAQELEKKLNILNKKYETLRQEP; from the exons ATGGAGGGAGCCGCTTTGCTGAGACTCTTTGTCCTCTGCATCTG GACAAGCGGACTTTTCCTTGCTGTGGGAGTGAGGGCAGAGGAAGCTGCAGTGAGGTCTCCAAACGCAG CTGGTTTCAGCAGCTCCTTCTGTGTCCGTCATGGGAACCTGCTGCCTGGAGTTCTTGTTTCTTCTGTGACCTCCCAGTATTCCCATCTCAGCATGGCCCACTGTCAGCTGGCTGCTCGTGACTGGCCGAGGTTAAGTTTTGTTT TTTACACAATGGCTGTTATGCTCCCCCACACTTTCCTCCAACCTGatcctttttctttccaactaGAGAGCAGCATTTCTCTTGAGGATTACCTTAATTATTTCCAGAAAAACATGAGCCCACAGGAGCTGCTACTCCTGCTGAGTGACCATAAAGCCTGGGAGAGAGTGGTGGCTACTGCTGAACTGCCCAG GGATGAGGCAGATGAGCTCTATAAAGCTCTGAACAAGCTTATAAGACACAtggtcatgaaagacaaaaactggCTCGAAGAAGTCCAGCAGCACAGAAAGCGGTTTTTGGAAGAGTTTCCTCGGTTGGAAAGGGAGCTTCAGGATAAAATAAGAAGGCTCTGCGACCTTGCAGGTGAGGTTCAGAAGGTCCACAAAGGCGCCACCACCGCCAATGCGTTCTCCAGCACTCTCGGCGTTGCCTCTGGCGTCCTGACCTTCCTCGGCATGGGTCTGGCACCCTTCACAGCGGGGAGCAGCCTTGTGCTCCTGGAACCTGTGGCAGGGTTGGGAATCGCAGCCGCCTCGACCGGGATTACCAGCGGTAGCGTGGAATACGCAAAGAAGCGGTCGGCACAAGCCGAAGCCCGTGAACTGGTCAACAAAAGCCTTGACACGGTGGAGGAGATGAACGAGTTTCTGTATCACAACATACCCAACTTTATTTCCTTACGTGTCAATCTTGTCAAATTCACAGAAGACACTGGGAAGGCCATCCGTGCCATCAGGCAAGCCAGAGCCAACCCTCACTCAGTACCACATGTCCCAGCCTCACTCCACCGGGTCACTGAGCCAGTCTCAGCTATAAGCGTTGAAGAGACGGCGAGTgttggagagatggagagagttggagagatggagagagttGCTGAATCCCGCACCACGGAGGTGATCAGAGGAGCCAAGATCGTTGATAAGGTCTTTGAAGGTGCCCTTTTCGTGCTGGATGTAGTCAGCCTCGTGTGCCAGTTAAAGCACTTACATGAGGGGGCAAAGTCAAAGACAGCTGAGGAGCTGAAGAAGGtggctcaggagttggagaagaAGCTAAACATTCTCAACAAGAAGTATGAGACTCTGCGCCAAGAACCGTGA